A genome region from Carya illinoinensis cultivar Pawnee chromosome 2, C.illinoinensisPawnee_v1, whole genome shotgun sequence includes the following:
- the LOC122301806 gene encoding uncharacterized protein LOC122301806, translating into MSLLTWNCRGLGNPRSVRILRNLTKEKNPFLVFLMETKSRKQKLEEVRLQLQMYGCFAVDSVNLSGGIALLWREEWQVKVISYTKWHISALVHEVETGQAWQFTGFYGHPVTAKRKSSWTLLEMLKPSNPTAWLCAGDFNEILDQKEKVGGARRPYSQIEDFRRAVEACDLSDIHSQGPQFTWSNNRSGGDFTKERLDRVMANKEWNLMFSDATCSVLAAVKSDHSPLHVTKQKPNSGRKRKGFCFRYEAAWDLSEECQKVASEGWKSLNLGGHGAGTVRHKLDACQRGLQKWQKETKFSNQKATKLALDQIRQYQQVGTGTHIPSMIQLQKTVEDSMAVEELRWRQRAKQHWL; encoded by the coding sequence ATGAGTCTCCTAAcatggaactgccgagggcttgggaaccctcggtcaGTTAGAATCCTTAGGAATCTTACTAAGGAAAAGAACCCATTCTTagttttcttgatggaaactaAGAGCAGGAAACAAAAACTTGAGGAAGTGAGGCTGCAGTTGCAAATGTATGGGTGTTTTGCAGTCGATAGTGTCAACTTGAGTGGAGGAATTGCTCTTCTGTGGAGGGAGGAGTGGCAAGTCAAAGTCATTAGTTACACAAAATGGCACATAAGTGCACTAGTACATGAGGTTGAAACAGGCCAAGCATGGCAATTCACAGGCTTTTATGGACACCCGGTAACTGCAAAGAGAAAGAGTAGCTGGACCCTTCTTGAAATGCTAAAACCCTCCAATCCTACTGCCTGGCTCTGTgctggagatttcaatgaaatattgGACCAAAAAGAAAAGGTGGGTGGAGCTAGAAGACCTTATAGCCAGATAGAAGACTTTAGAAGAGCAGTAGAAGCATGTGATCTCAGTGATATACACTCTCAGGGGCCTCAATTTACCTGGTCAAATAATAGAAGTGGGGGAGATTTCACAAAGGAGCGCTTAGATAGAGTAATGGCAAATAAAGAATGGAACTTGATGTTTAGTGATGCAACCTGCAGTGTACTAGCAGCAGTAAAATCAGATCACTCCCCTTTGCATGTCACAAAACAGAAACCAAACAGTGGCAGGAAAAGAAAGGGCTTTTGTTTTAGGTATGAAGCAGCCTGGGATCTAAGTGAAGAATGTCAAAAAGTTGCTTCTGAGGGGTGGAAGAGCCTTAATCTTGGAGGGCATGGGGCAGGTACAGTGAGACATAAGCTGGACGCATGCCAAAGGGGTCTGCAGAAGTGGCAGAAAGAAACTAAATTTTCCAACCAGAAGGCCACTAAACTAGCTTTGGACCAGATTCGACAGTACCAACAAGTTGGTACTGGGACACATATCCCTTCCATGATTCAATTACAGAAAACAGTGGAGGATTCAATGGCAGTGGAGGAGCTAAGGTGGCGTCAGAGAGCCAAGCAACACTGGCTGTAG
- the LOC122301808 gene encoding uncharacterized protein LOC122301808 encodes MFGTRAAKRSRRWRNDVLHGKNFLHPTSVFQKAVEEARAYEESVTPSGEASGRVPVDVQRWKKPESNWFKHNWDAVVRDKEGRIGIGAVVRDSQGLVIGTLRAQRSLKGCSSDAEAYGLLVAAVFCRELGLQQVCFEGDSKHVVNLLLSKEVDWSMGGCLVEDARKILNSSIRWTASHVKREANKAAHQLAKSALEESEDVYDIEVCPQCIKSIVASELL; translated from the exons ATGTTTGGAACTAGAGCAGCAAAAAGATCCAGAAGATG GAGGAATGATGTCCTCCATGGAAAGAACTTCCTGCATCCCACAAGCGTGTTTCAGAAGGCTGTAGAAGAGGCTAGAGCTTATGAAGAATCTGTCACACCCTCAGGTGAAGCCAGTGGAAGAGTGCCAGTAGACGTCCAGAGGTGGAAGAAACCTGAGAGTAACTGGTTTAAACATAATTGGGATGCTGTAGTTAGAGACAAGGAGGGGCGTATTGGCATAGGTGCCGTGGTCAGAGACTCCCAGGGATTGGTTATAGGTACTCTCCGTGCTCAAAGGTCTCTCAAAGGCTGCTCATCGGATGCTGAAGCTTATGGTCTACTTGTGGCTGCAGTTTTTTGTAGGGAACTTGGTCTGCAGCAGGTCTGCTTTGAGGGTGATTCTAAGCATGTGGTGAATCTGTTACTTAGCAAGGAAGTGGACTGGAGCATGGGGGGTTGCCTGGTTGAGGATGCTAGGAAAATACTAAATTCAAGCATCAGGTGGACAGCGTCTCATGTCAAAAGGGAAGCAAACAAGGCTGCCCACCAGCTAGCAAAGTCGGCTCTGGAGGAGTCCGAGGATGTCTATGATATTGAAGTGTGTCCTCAGTGTATTAAGTCCATTGTGGCTTCAGAGCTGTTGTAG